The following proteins are co-located in the Prionailurus viverrinus isolate Anna chromosome A1, UM_Priviv_1.0, whole genome shotgun sequence genome:
- the LOC125151839 gene encoding 40S ribosomal protein S6-like produces the protein MKLNISFPATGCQKLIEVDDERKLHTFFEKRMATEVAADALGEEWKGYVVRISGGNDKQGFPMKQGVLTHGRVRLLLSKGHSCYRPRRTGEKKRKSVRGCIVDANLSVLNLVIVKKGEKDIPGLTDTTVPRRLGPKRASRIRKLFNLSKEDDVRQYVVRKPLNKEGKKPGTKAPKIQLLVTPPVLQHKRRRIALKKQRTKKNKEEPAEYAKLLAKRMKEAKEKRQEQIAKRRRLSSLRASTSKSESSQK, from the exons at GAAGCTGAACATCTCTTTCCCAGCTACTGGCTGCCAGAAACTCATTGAAGTGGACGATGAACGCAAACTTCATACCTTTTTTGAGAAGCGAATGGCCACAGAAGTTGCTGCTGATGCTTTAGGGGAAGAATGGAAGGGTTATGTGGTACGAATCAGTGGTGGCAATGACAAACAAGGCTTCCCCATGAAGCAGGGTGTCTTGACCCATGGCCGTGTCCGCCTACTGCTGAGTAAGGGGCATTCCTGCTACCGACCACGGAGGACTGGAGAAAAAAAGCGCAAATCTGTTCGGGGTTGCATTGTGGATGCCAATCTCAGTGTTCTCAACTTGGTCATTGTGAAAAAAGGGGAGAAGGATATTCCTGGACTCACTGATACTACTGTGCCTCGTCGCCTGGGGCCCAAGAGAGCTAGCAGAATCCGCAAGCTTTTCAATCTCTCAAAGGAAGATGATGTCCGCCAGTATGTTGTGAGAAAGCCCCTAAATAAAGAAGGTAAGAAACCTGGAACCAAAGCACCCAAGATACAGCTTCTTGTTACTCCACCTGTCCTCCAACACAAACGTCGGCGCATTGCTTTGAAGAAGCAGCGCActaagaaaaacaaggaagagcCTGCAGAATACGCTAAGCTTTTGGCCAAGAGAATGAAGGAGGCCAAAGAAAAGCGCCAGGAACAGATTGCCAAGAGACGGAGGCTGTCTTCTCTGAGAGCTTCTACTTCAAAGTCTGAGTCCAGTCAAAAATGA